The Vibrio tritonius genomic sequence CTCTTTCTATTTTCGAGGCAAATCGCGCAACTTGATGGTGTTGCTGCTGCTGGGGGTTATTTTGGGCGCGCTGTTTGGCAACATGTCTTCCTTTATTACCATGCTAATGGATCCGAACGACTTTGCGACGCTACAGAGCAACATGTTCGCCAGCTTCAATAATGTGAATATTGATCTGGTGTACATCACCACGCCGTTATTGATAGGGGTCGCGATTGTGCTGTTTCGTATGCATCGAGTGCTTGACGTATTTTGGCTCGATCAAGATAACGCCATCAGCCTTGGGGTAGATGTGCACCGTGAAACTCGTAATGTGCTGCTTTTGAGCGCCGTATTGATTTCAATTTCCACGGCGTTAGTTGGCCCGGTGATGTTCTTTGGCTTATTGGTAACTAACTTAACCCGTGAATGGTTTCATACCTATCGTCATCGTACGCTGCTCATCGCTTGTTCTGCGATGTCGGTATGTGCATTGCTTTCTGGGCAATGGGTGATCGAGAAAGTATTCAATTTCGGTACGACCTTGAGCGTCGTGATCAATTTTATCGGTGGGGCGTATTTCTTATCCTTGCTGATTCGTAACAAAGTGGCTTAATTATGATCAAACTCGATAAACTGACCAAACTGTTCGGCCAAAAGAAAGTCGTTCATCAGGCAAGCGCCGAATTTGAAAAAGGCAAGGTAACCTCCATTATCGGCCCAAACGGGGCTGGGAAGAGTACGTTATTGTCGATGGCGAGCCGTTTGATTAGCCGTGATGAAGGCCAAGTGTGGATTGACAGCAAAGAGCTGGTGGATTGGGATACCAAAGCTTTAGCTAAACGCCTTTCCGTATTGCGCCAAGCGAATAACATCACGATGCGTTTTACCATTCGTGAATTGGTTTGTTTTGGCCGTTTTCCCCATTCACAAGGTAAGCTGACCGCAGAAGATCACAAAGTGGTAGACCAAGCCTTAGAATACCTCGGTATTAAAGGGATTGAGCATCAATATCTGGATGAACTCAGTGGTGGTCAGCGCCAGATGGCTTTTATAGCCATGGTGATGGCGCAAGACACTGATTACATCTTTTTAGATGAGCCGCTGAACAATTTAGACATTAAGCACTCGTTAAAAATTATGGCGACCATTCAGCGTTTGGCTCACGAGCTGCAAAAAGCGGTGGTGATCGTTATTCACGATATTAACTTTGCGTCGTGTTACTCCGACACCATTATCGCGTTAAAGCGCGGTGAAGTGGTAGCCACAGGTCCTGTACATGAAGTGATTGATGAAGCGGTGTTGGCAGATATATACGAAACTCCATTTAAAGTGATTGAACAAGACGGCAAGAGAATGTGTTTGTATTACACCTAATGGTGCATCATGTCACAAAATTGAACATGTGATAAATCCATCCTTGGCGATACACTGTTTTCATAAAAACCATAAAAGGGCTCTATTTGAGCCCTTTTATTTATGTTTTTTATCGATGTTTATTTATGTTCTTTATCGATTTTATAGTTTGAAAAGCCACACAAAACTTCATTATCAATGACGATTTTGTGTGAGTTTTTATGCACTGCGTAGACTATAAATTGAATTATTTCACCCTCAAAAAAATTTGAATACTTGTCGGAGATCAAGAAAAAACTGTTTGTTTTGTAGAAAAAATAAAAACAAAGTTGAAAGATTCAAAAATTATTGAATAATGGTAGACTACAAAACGGAGAAGCACTCGCTTCAAACCATACTCAGAAACAGGATATAGCACCATGTCGAATTCTTATGTGTTGGTCATCAACTCTGGTAGCTCCTCGCTAAAATTTGCAGTCATCGATCCAGAAACCGGTGATGCAGTAGTCAGTGGTCTTGGTGAATGCTTTGGTCTACCAGAAGCTGAAATTAGCTGGAAATACCAAGGTGAGAAAACTGCAGAAGCGATCCCAGCAGGTGGCGACCACCATCAGTATGCGTTTGAACGCATTGTTAAACTTCTTGATACTCTTGGTCTAAGCGAGAAATTCGTTGCTGTTGGTCACCGCGTTGTTGCTGGTGGTGAAGCATTTAAAGGCACAGTTCGCGTAAACGAAGAAGTGGTTGCTGAAATCGAACGTCTAGCTGAGCTTGCTCCACTACACAACAAAGCAAACGCTGATGGTATTCGTGCTGCGATGGAAGTGTTCCCATCTCTACCTCAGTTCGCGATTTTTGATACTGCATTCCACCAAACTATGCCTGCTAAAGCGTTTATGTACGCTCTACCACACGAAATCTACGACGAATACAAAGTTCGCCGTTACGGTGCTCACGGTACTAGCCACTATTTCGTAAGCCGTGAAGCAGCAAAAGCTCTTGGTAAATCAGCGACAGATTGCAATGTAATTACCGTTCACTTGGGTAACGGCGCTTCTATCACTGCAGTGAAAAATGGTGAAAGCGTTGACACATCAATGGGCCTAACTCCTCTTGCGGGCGTGATGATGGGTACTCGTTGTGGTGACTTAGACCCAAGCGTTATCGAATTCCTAATGCGTAAAGGTTGGGATCAAGAAAAAATCTTTACGACATTGAACAAAAAATCTGGTTTCCTTGGTCTGTCTGGTAAAACCAGCGATGCTCGCGGCATTCAAGAAGCGATGGAAGCTGGTGATGAACGTGCGAAATTGGCGTTCGACGTATTTAACTACCGTGTTGCAAAATACATTGCGTCATACATGGTATCTGTAGGTGAAGGTTTAGATGCTATCGTGTTTACTGGTGGTATCGGTGAAAACTCTCTACCAGTACGTCATGAAGTATTGAATTATCTCAAAGTGTTTGGTTTCGTTGAAGATGAAAAAGGCAACGAAGCAGCACGCTTTGGTCAGTCAGGCATCATTGCTAAATCTGAAGTGATGGGTGCTGTAGCGATGGTTATTCCAACTAACGAAGAATTGGTTATTGCTCAAGACTGTGTAAGTTTACTGTAATTGCTCCACAACTCCAGTAAAACCTTAACCCCCTTTTCTCTACCCCGATGGAGATTAGGGGGTTTTTATTTACCCCCTTGCTCAGGTATTTTGGCTATGTAACGTGTTAAGCGTAATTGTCGCCAGTAGAGTAGGCGATGATTTGGCTTATCTCTGCCAACGAGCGACCTGAATCGGCGTGCCATTGTGCGAAAGCATCGTTGGTGGCATATAGCGCGCGTTTACTGGTTTTACCGCCCTCGAGCACTTTAGTGGCTCTTAGATAAGCTTCCACATCTTGCGTAAATAAAAACGTGTCTACCCCTAGCTGACGTAATGCGTATGGCCCGGTGTTACCACCAAGTCGCTGACCATGGTTTTTGAGATGAAGCCAAAGATCAACAATTCGTTCTTTGGGAAACTGCGCGACCCAAGCACCAAACGAACCATGTTCTAAGCGGATATCAAAAATCATCTGTGCGTTGGCGGGAATGGTCATTACTTTCGGCAGATAGCGAATGATACCAGGATTGGCAGCTTTCTCTTCCCACGCTTCATCAGGCTGCATCAACAGTGGCTCAATACGAAATTGAAAAAACAATTCCTCAAAGTTAGGCCATTTATCTCGAACCACTTTCCACTGAATACCGCATTGGAACACTTTCATGGTGAAGGCGGCTAACCAGCGATCATCGGGAATGTTAGCCACTTGCACGGAGCTTAAAGCTGGGTGTAACAGTGCTTCTAAAGACGCTACACCTCCCTTTCGTTCTACTGCCCGTTGATAAATAGAATCAAATTTTTCTACGGTCATACTCTTATCTTTTGATTTTTTTGAGGAAAATGAATCGTTAGTTTAACAAATTTCTACCTCAAAAGGAGTAACTTAACGTATTTACAATCAATTGCTAAATTAGCTGCTAATGTTAATGAAATTGGTGAATGCGATGTGAAAGCAGTTTCGTGATGACGTCGTCGATTTCATTGTAACAGTGTAATGGGGCGATGAGGCTGCAGACTGAGCATCACCGAAAAGGGCAGATATTATCAACTATGCTTTAGCAAGTTGCAGGATTTCTAAGGATTGAGACATGCAATGGTTCAAACAGTTCTCTATCACGCAAAAATTGGTTGGATTAGTGTTGTTATTGCTGGCATTACTGATAGGTGTTGTCGGTTATGCTGTGTTTAAAATGCAGCGAGTGGCAACAGAAATAGAAGTGATTGCCAATGAGAATATCCCATTGGTGAAATTAACCACTGAGATAACCACAAAGCAGTTACAAGGAGCGGTGTTACTTGAGCGAGCCTTGCGCATAAGTGGCATACCTTCTGAAGATGATGCTGCCTTACTTAACGAGTTTGATAAGACCATTCGCGAATCGGCTCTCTATTTTGATGAAAAAGTGGTGGTCGCTAGTGAGCTATTGAGAAAAGCGGTGGAACACGCGTTTACCGATAAGATGCGCGTGCGTTTACAGCAACTGGACAGCGAGCTACAAACGGTGATTGTTCATCACAAAGATTACGAGCGCGCCCTGTTTAATGTGTTAGATGAACTCAAATCCAATAAAGATGTAACTCGGTTAGCGAAGGCCGCCCATGAGGTAGAAGTACAACAAGACAGATTGGATGAGGAACTATCCGCTTTTTTATTTCGTCTTGAAGAAGCAACCGAGCGAGCCGTGGAGATAACTGAGCAAGAAGAGCATGAAGCATTGACCAATATGATCATCATCTCGAGTGCTTCGATTGCGTTTGGACTGATTTTTGGACTATTTTTCAGTCGAACCATCGTGAAAGGGGTCAATAAAGCAGCGTCTGTCGCTGATGAAATGGCCAAAGGTAACTTTGATCAGCACGTTGAAGTGACCTCTAATGATGAGGTCGGCAAACTTCTTAATTCAATGAATATTGTATGTGACTCGCTTAGCCAGTTAGTGGGCGATGTCATGGGCAGAGCCGATAATATCGCAACCACTGTTATAGAGTTATCTGAAGTTGCTGAAGTGAATCGAAAGGCGATGACCACGCAGCAACAAAATACCGAAATGGTTGCCTCTGCCATGACCCAGATGGCGACCACCATTACCGAGGTTGCAACGAATGCAGAAGGGGCTGCTACAACAACCGATAAAGTGGATCACAGTGCCAAACAAGGCTGCGAGACTGTTGAAGAGACACAGGTGTTATCTCTAAAGTTAATAGAGCAAGGCAAACGCTGCCAAGAGATGGTGACTGCGCTGCAAGACAGTACACAAAAGATTCAAAATTTTGTGCAAGTGGTGGATGGCATTTCAGAACAAACTAATTTGTTAGCGCTAAATGCATCAATAGAAGCGGCGCGTGCGGGCGAACAAGGGCGTGGATTTGCTGTAGTTGCCGATGAAGTCCGTGCGTTAGCCTCTCGCAGCCAGCAAGCGACCCATGAGATTGTTGATCTCATCAATATGTTAGTCCAAAACACCCAAACAGCAGCGCAAACCATTGATATGAGTGACTCGGTTATTAACCAAACCTCGTCTCACATTGAAACCGCCAAAATGCAGTTTAATGAGATTGCCTCTGCAATTGGGCTATTGGCGGAAGCCAATATTCAAGTGGCAGCGGCAAGTGAACAACAATCGGTTGCTTCTAATGCCATCAGTCATAGCTTAGAGGGCATTCGCGAATCGGGAGAGCATGTCTTGCACAGTACCCGTGAAACGGCACAAGCGAGTGAAGACTTAGCGATTCAAGCGAACGCACTGCGTGAATTAATGCATAAATTCAAGGTCAATGATCGTTTGGTAATTTAACCGGTTTGTGGCTGTAACGTGTTGTTTTGTAGCGATATTAGCGAATTTTTATTCGCCAAAAAAGGATCGTTTTACATTGTAAATCGATCCTTTTTTTATTGTTTTATTGTCGCCAAAGTTGGCCTTGATAGCACTGAGACTGTGTTTAGTCATCGCTGATATCGCCATGAGGCTGAGTGTCAAACTGGTTAGATTTCCAATACCAAGCCGTCGTCACTAACATGTAGGTGGCTTTCCTTGTCAGCTGCGCGTTGAATCATAGGCCGATACTCATCCCAACAGTGATATAAATACATGCTTTTATTACCCAGAATACGATAAAGCGCTACGGATTGTTGGTAATCACCATGGGACGCATCACTTGGTAGGGCATCGTAACAGGCACACTCTTGAAAAATGATCTCTGCTTTGTGCATGAGCGCGATCGATTGATGCGTAGGCCGGCCATCACCGCTGTAAAATAGACGCTGTTTGCCTGTATCTATCAACAGAGCACGATTGGGTACTTCATGTTGGGTTGCAGCGCTTTCAAGCTGCCAATTTTCATGCTGAAATTGGTCTTCAATGGTGCCCCAAGTGATGGTAAATGACCACGCTTTATCTGGCCAACTGGCGAGGCCAACCAGTTGTTCAAGGCTTGCTTGTTGGGGCTTTTGACAGTATATGGTTAATGGAGCGCTACGTTTAAAGGTATTCCATTGACCGAGCAGGGCAGGTAAGCCTGCGCAGTGATCTGGGTGAATGTGGGTAAAATAGATGACTTTAATTTGGTTAATGTCCAAATTACGTTGCCATAACGCGCGTGGAATCGTGGGGCCACAGTCGATAAGCCAGCATTGGGTTTGGTCACTCACCATGATGGCGGATGTATTTAAGTCGGTACTTAATGCACTGCCACACCCTATCACATCAATTTTCATTTATATGTCCTTAACACCATTACGCTTGCAGTGAAGCATACCCGATTACCATTGGAATGCCTACGATTCACCACAGGGGAGAGTTGGTAGTTCAATACTTGTACTTTTTATATCAAATCAGTAGGATAACTGCTCATTCCTGCTTGCTATGGATAAGGAAACATGGAGCCGGTTACCACTTATTATCTTGAAATGACCAAGATAACTCAGCTAAAAATAAAACCTCGCCCTGAGAATTTGCAGATTAACGAAGTCGAAATCAAAAACTATCGTTTTAACCGATTTCTCTATCAGTTGGTTGGTGAGCCGTGGCAATGGACGGACAAACTCAGTCATACGCCCGAGCAGTGGCAAGCCTATGCTCATGCAGATAATTTGCGAACTTGGGTCGCGTACAGTAAAGGCAGTATCGCAGGATACTTTGAGTTGCAAAAACAGTCGGATAATAGCGTTGAGATCGTTTATTTTGGATTAGCGCCAGATTTTATCGGGCAAGGTTTTGGCGGCTATGTACTGTCGCATGCTTTAGAAGCAGCATGGGCTTGGGGGGAGGTATCTCGAGTTTGGGTTCATACTTGTAGTCTTGATCACCCTTATGCGTTAGCAAACTATCAAGGGCGCGGCATGACCATTTACCGCGAAGAACAAGAGTAGGTATCGCCCCAGCGCGTTATAACATCGCGTTAGTAAAGCGACTGGGGCAGTGTTTAGCAATAGAACCTAGCTTTAACCCTGTGTGGTTTTGCCACGTTGACGCACGATACGCACCGAACAGACGATATGAATCACGGATAGTAACGCGATAAATACAGCAACAACGGCGAGTCCTGCTTGTAATCCACCAATATGCTGCACATCATCTTGTGAAAGATTTTGGATGTAGAATGCAGCGCAGATAGCCGTACCGAGGGCAATCGCGCTTTGTTGTAACGTGGTCATAAAGGCGCTGCCTATGCCAGCAAACTTGGCGGGAATATCGGCAAGCCCGATGCGCAGCGAGCTATTAACCGCAAAGGCGTTACCCACCCCGATAATCAACATTGGTATTAGCAAAGTCCAAGGTGTTAAGTCGTTGATGTGCTGCTTAAAGAGATGAATAAGTAATGCGTAGCCAATTAAGTTCATCAGCGACCCACAGACGATAACGCCGCTAAACTGAACGCGTGCAAACCACTTGGCCAGTTTTCCCGCATACAGTGAGCCGATAAAATAGGCAATACCCAAACCGATAAACGCATTCCCCGAATTCATGGACGATAGGTGAAAACCTGATTGTAGTGTTAGCGCCACCACAAACATATAACCGCCATAAGATGCCACTTGGAGCATTAAACTTACGCAGCCCAATATCACTTTAGGTCGTTTTAGGAGAGACGGCGGCATTAATGGCGCTTGTTGCCTGGCTTCTTTGGTGCCTTCTACTTTCCATAGCCAGAGCATCAATGGAATTGTGGCGATCAGCATACCCCAAATCACTGCGTTCCAACCCCATTCAGGCCCTGCCGAAATAGAGCTCAATAGCAAGGTTACAATCACGGCCAATAATCCAGTACCAAACCAGTCTAGCCCTAAGCTAGTGACTTCTTTTGTCTCTGGAATCCATTTGTTACCGTAGTACAGGATCACTGCGCAGATAGGTAAGTTAATATAGAACACGCTACGCCAACCTAAGCCAAAGAGATCGGCAGAGACTAACCAGCCCCCTAAAATTTGGCCAATGATGAAAGACAAGCCGCCTACTGAGCCATAGATGCCGATCGCTTTGGAGTGGCGTTCACCATGGAGAGTAACGTGAATAGTTGCAAGAATTTGGGGCATCAACATTGCCGCAGCGACACCTTGCAGAACTCGCGCTGCAATCAAAAGGTATATGGTGGGAGCAAGGCCACACACAAAAGACGCGAAAGCGAAGCTGGCAATTCCGAATAAAAAGAGCTTTTTACGGCCATAACGATCGCCTAAGCGGCCGCTCATCGCAAGGCTTACGGCAAAAGCAAGGCCATAAAGCGAGACGATTAATCCGAGTTGCGTTTTGTTGGCATCGAGCGAGACGCTGATCGCATCAAGAGCCACATTGACGATGGAAAAATCCATTTGTGGCATTAATTGACCAGCAACGAGCAAGATAAGCCCAGCGGCAGATAAAGAGTTATTTTTTGACATTGTGACTTCCATTTAAAACACCACAGATTAAAACGAGATGCTATTATGTAACTCAATTTAAAGGTGTACTAGAAACTGCTCAGACACGTACTGGGAGTATCAGGATAGAGTGTATGAAAACAAATGTAATGACGCAAAGTGAGCGACTTGGCGACTTTCTACGCCTCAAACGTAACAGCATTGCGCCTGAAACACTAGGAATGATTAAACCTTATCGTTCGCGTACGCCTGGTTTGCGTCGTGAAGATGTTGCCGAGCTTGCTAATATCAGTACCGTTTGGTATTCGAAACTTGAGCGCGGCAAGGCTGAGCGAGTATCGCACACGGTGATAAGCAACATCGCGAAAGCGCTGCAATGCGACCCAAGTGAAACCCGTTATTTGTTGCAGCTTTCAGGGCATATTGACCTTGCTGAGCGGGAGCTCTTGACCCAGAGCCTTTCACCGGAACTGGAAACAATGCTTGCTGCAGTCAATCCATTGCCGGCACTGCTCACCAACGATTTTCGTGACATTTTGCGTGCCAACGATGCCTTTTGCCAAATGGTCGGTTTTGATGTTAACGCACTCGATATCAAACAGCGTAATACAGTCAGTTTGATGACGAATAATGAACAATGGCGTGAATGGCTTGGTGCAATTGATGATGATGCGCTGATGCAATGCATGCAAAATTCGGCAGCACTTGTGCGCGCAGCGATGGCGTCGCGAGTCTCTGACCGAGAGTGGCAAACGCGTTTAGCTGAGCTTATCAGCAGCAGCGAACTTTTTGCAAAGGTGTGGGAAAGCCATACGGTACGAGCCAAACAAGAGATGGTACGTGAATACCACCATGCGATATTAGGAAGAATTGAGCTACGCCAGCAGTACTGGAGTAACTGCTCCGGTGGGGCAGTTGGGCAGTTGCTAGTTTATATTCCTACCGATCCCAAGTGTGCCCAAAAGATGGGAATCTCCACCCCAAGTCGGGTTTAAATAGACTGTGATTGTTACTAGCGTTAAGCTCCAATGCCTTTTATTGGTGCTTATGTGCACCAATATGGCGCGTTGGTGTTAATTAAGTGCATGAAATGCCTTAGGTTAGTAGTCGATTATGCTCTTATTGGTGTTTAACATAGGAAATGATTTTTTAGAGCAGTAATAAACCAACATGTTGATTGTTTTAGTAATATCTGGAATAGGTATTGCAATACTAGTTGCATAAAAATAAACAGGAACTGAGAAAAAATGCAACTAACGGAACAAGAAATGAGTTGGCTCCCTTGGCTGGGTGCGACCGGTAAGCTCAAGATGTATAAAGCGTGTTATCTTAATCGTGCTCGAGTGCCGATGATAAAGAAAACCTTCACCAACATCGCCCAAACACGCGTTTCATTGCTCACCGATTGGACCAATAATCTTTGGTCGTTTTTAACCGATACCGCTTTATATCTCGATAGTAAATCAAGCAAAGAATTCGATGCGTCGTTAACCAACTTGGTGCAACGAAACAAAGACGTTGCAGAGCTGTTTGTGGTTAACACGCAGGGCAGTGTGATGGGGTCAAGTTTTGCCCGTCATCGTGGCCAAAGACATGAACAATCAGCGGCACTCGCCAAAGGACTCGCAAAACCTTTTTTGCATGGTCCTTATTGCGATGCGTGGACGCTGGAAGTCGGCCCCTCCAGCTCCGAATTTCATGACGAAGTAACCTTAATGTTCTATCAACCTTTTACTTGTCATGAAACAGGGGATTCACTCGCTTTGTGTGCTCGAGTACCTAATGATGTACTGGGGGATTTAATTCAGCGCGAAGCCGGACATATCTATAGTGAATCGGGCGATAACTACCTGTTTATGGTGCAATCTGAAATGGACAAAAGCATCAAGCCGGGAGTGGCACTATCGCGTTCACGATTTGAAGATAACCGCTTTTCCCACGGTGAAAACTTAAAAAGTGGTGTGCATACCCAGTGGGGCACGGTCAAAGTAAAAGCGCATACTGAATTTGAAATTGTCTTTAATGATCCAGCGACTGGCAACTTGCACCCGGGGGTGCGAGAAACCATCAAACAGGGGCATAACCTCTATGTGGAATACCCGGGGTATTCCGATTACCGGCATATCCCGGTGATTGGAAAAGGTGTCACGTTTCAGTTGCCGGGATCGCCTGACCATTGGGGCATGATGTGTGAGGCCGACCTTGAGGAGGTTTACCGCCATCGTTCACTAGGTCAATCCTTAACTCAGAAGTTTGCTTTTACTATGGCATTGGCGCTGCTATTGCCATTTTGCGTTAGCTACGTTTGGCCACTACCGGAATGGCAACTGCTGTTACTTTCGCTGGTGGTGGCGGTACCGAGCATTACTCTGTTTCATTTTCGTACAGCCAAAGCCGTTGCGAACCAGTTGCAAAGTATGACGTCTGTGATGCAGATGTTGGCCGAAGGGGATGGTAACCTCAAAAAACGCCTTAATGTGGACCAACTAAAAGAAGATGAAACCGGTGATTTGGCCCGTTGGACCAATAGTTTTATTGATAATCTCGAACAAGTGATTAGTGACCTTGTTACGGCGAGCGAAGAGGTCAATAACGTTTCTCACTCCATGTTTAAACGCAGTGAACGTTTGCTTTCAACCAGCGATACCACCGCTCATTCAATTCATGACATGCTGAAATTGGCTGGTGAACAAAGCCAAGAGATTGTGCACGCCAACGATACCGCAATGGAAATGAACGAGCTGATGCATGCGACGGCACAAGCCGCGGAACTGGAATACCAACAAGCGGCACAAAGTGCGCAAACCATTAAAGAGATCGTCAAAGTCTCCGCCACGAAAGTGGAAGAGGTGAATCAAGAGATGCAAAAAATCGGCGATATTGTTGAGTTGATTGGTGAGATCACCGCGCAAACCAACTTATTGGCACTCAACGCCGCGATAGAAGCCGCACGCGCTGGCGAACATGGTCGGGGCTTTGCCGTTGTGGCCGATGAAGTGCGTAACCTTGCCAGTAAAACATCGCAGGCGGCTAATAACATTGGTGATTTGATGGATGCGCTCAGCCGCCAATCGGCTTTGGCCGTGGAAGCCATGCAGCAGGGAATCACCAACGTAGAAAGTAACACACGCTTGGTGGACGAACCACATCAAAACGAAGCGCTGCAACACTCTGTCAGCGGACTTTTTTCGTTAATTCAAGAGATTGCCCGCAACACTGAAGAGCACCGCCAAACCGCTGATTCAGCGCAACATACAGTTGTGCAACTGCAAGAAGCTTCAATGCAGCTCTCACGTCGCACCCGCCTGATGCATAACGCTCTCCAACGGTTAGAGCAACTGACCGGACGTTTTGCTGTATCTAAAGCCAGTTAAGCGTCGTACCTGCCTTGCAGCCTAAAGCCTGCAAGGCAGACCTCCCAACACCTTCAGCAAAATTCACTGCTGTGGCACAAATAGTTTATCGACCTCAAACAACCTCATACAAATCAGGGAAAATAACACTTTAGAGTAGTCAGGATGTCGCACCTTTGGTATAACCCCATATGCAATCGGTATATGTAAAAGTGTGTGAATTTCTGTCAAGAAAGGGCGGTAGCGTGGAAAAAAACAAACTACTGTTTATTTATACAGTTTTAACAAAAAACCGCTTGTGGATAGATTAAAAAGACAATGTCGGTATTTTCTAAGGTTTGATCAGATGGTAATTGATTGTTTTACCGCGATTTTTGGTTTTGTATGGGACAAAATCTTAGTTCTATAAAGACAAGAAAATCCAGACGTTGTCTTTATAATATCTGTTATGTAACCTCAGTTCAGTGTTAATAATATAATTTGAGTAGATAGGAGAAATAAATAATGGCAAAAATTATGAATCCTTTGCTGTTTTCAAAACATTTCGGTATCGATGAAATAGAATTAGAAAAGGATGGGTTAATTGACCCATTTTTGAATGTAGATACTCAATTATTTATTGATCCTGTTCTTTTACAAAAATCTTCATCCGAAGAGATAAGTGTCGAAGCATATAAACAATTTTGTGACCATTTCACGA encodes the following:
- the vctG gene encoding iron chelate uptake ABC transporter permease subunit VctG; this translates as MQDRSKLILLVMVSLLFAALFICIGLNAHNYAYFLSRRVPKVLAMTLAGVAIAQSSMAFQTITNNRILTPSIMGFDSLYMLTQTLVVAIFGGMSFYSVNAYANFSISVIAMLSFSLFLFSFYFRGKSRNLMVLLLLGVILGALFGNMSSFITMLMDPNDFATLQSNMFASFNNVNIDLVYITTPLLIGVAIVLFRMHRVLDVFWLDQDNAISLGVDVHRETRNVLLLSAVLISISTALVGPVMFFGLLVTNLTREWFHTYRHRTLLIACSAMSVCALLSGQWVIEKVFNFGTTLSVVINFIGGAYFLSLLIRNKVA
- the vctC gene encoding iron chelate ABC transporter ATP-binding protein VctC, producing the protein MIKLDKLTKLFGQKKVVHQASAEFEKGKVTSIIGPNGAGKSTLLSMASRLISRDEGQVWIDSKELVDWDTKALAKRLSVLRQANNITMRFTIRELVCFGRFPHSQGKLTAEDHKVVDQALEYLGIKGIEHQYLDELSGGQRQMAFIAMVMAQDTDYIFLDEPLNNLDIKHSLKIMATIQRLAHELQKAVVIVIHDINFASCYSDTIIALKRGEVVATGPVHEVIDEAVLADIYETPFKVIEQDGKRMCLYYT
- a CDS encoding acetate/propionate family kinase yields the protein MSNSYVLVINSGSSSLKFAVIDPETGDAVVSGLGECFGLPEAEISWKYQGEKTAEAIPAGGDHHQYAFERIVKLLDTLGLSEKFVAVGHRVVAGGEAFKGTVRVNEEVVAEIERLAELAPLHNKANADGIRAAMEVFPSLPQFAIFDTAFHQTMPAKAFMYALPHEIYDEYKVRRYGAHGTSHYFVSREAAKALGKSATDCNVITVHLGNGASITAVKNGESVDTSMGLTPLAGVMMGTRCGDLDPSVIEFLMRKGWDQEKIFTTLNKKSGFLGLSGKTSDARGIQEAMEAGDERAKLAFDVFNYRVAKYIASYMVSVGEGLDAIVFTGGIGENSLPVRHEVLNYLKVFGFVEDEKGNEAARFGQSGIIAKSEVMGAVAMVIPTNEELVIAQDCVSLL
- a CDS encoding DNA-3-methyladenine glycosylase I produces the protein MTVEKFDSIYQRAVERKGGVASLEALLHPALSSVQVANIPDDRWLAAFTMKVFQCGIQWKVVRDKWPNFEELFFQFRIEPLLMQPDEAWEEKAANPGIIRYLPKVMTIPANAQMIFDIRLEHGSFGAWVAQFPKERIVDLWLHLKNHGQRLGGNTGPYALRQLGVDTFLFTQDVEAYLRATKVLEGGKTSKRALYATNDAFAQWHADSGRSLAEISQIIAYSTGDNYA
- a CDS encoding methyl-accepting chemotaxis protein, coding for MQWFKQFSITQKLVGLVLLLLALLIGVVGYAVFKMQRVATEIEVIANENIPLVKLTTEITTKQLQGAVLLERALRISGIPSEDDAALLNEFDKTIRESALYFDEKVVVASELLRKAVEHAFTDKMRVRLQQLDSELQTVIVHHKDYERALFNVLDELKSNKDVTRLAKAAHEVEVQQDRLDEELSAFLFRLEEATERAVEITEQEEHEALTNMIIISSASIAFGLIFGLFFSRTIVKGVNKAASVADEMAKGNFDQHVEVTSNDEVGKLLNSMNIVCDSLSQLVGDVMGRADNIATTVIELSEVAEVNRKAMTTQQQNTEMVASAMTQMATTITEVATNAEGAATTTDKVDHSAKQGCETVEETQVLSLKLIEQGKRCQEMVTALQDSTQKIQNFVQVVDGISEQTNLLALNASIEAARAGEQGRGFAVVADEVRALASRSQQATHEIVDLINMLVQNTQTAAQTIDMSDSVINQTSSHIETAKMQFNEIASAIGLLAEANIQVAAASEQQSVASNAISHSLEGIRESGEHVLHSTRETAQASEDLAIQANALRELMHKFKVNDRLVI
- a CDS encoding MBL fold metallo-hydrolase; the encoded protein is MKIDVIGCGSALSTDLNTSAIMVSDQTQCWLIDCGPTIPRALWQRNLDINQIKVIYFTHIHPDHCAGLPALLGQWNTFKRSAPLTIYCQKPQQASLEQLVGLASWPDKAWSFTITWGTIEDQFQHENWQLESAATQHEVPNRALLIDTGKQRLFYSGDGRPTHQSIALMHKAEIIFQECACYDALPSDASHGDYQQSVALYRILGNKSMYLYHCWDEYRPMIQRAADKESHLHVSDDGLVLEI
- a CDS encoding GNAT family N-acetyltransferase, with amino-acid sequence MEPVTTYYLEMTKITQLKIKPRPENLQINEVEIKNYRFNRFLYQLVGEPWQWTDKLSHTPEQWQAYAHADNLRTWVAYSKGSIAGYFELQKQSDNSVEIVYFGLAPDFIGQGFGGYVLSHALEAAWAWGEVSRVWVHTCSLDHPYALANYQGRGMTIYREEQE
- a CDS encoding MFS transporter, yielding MSKNNSLSAAGLILLVAGQLMPQMDFSIVNVALDAISVSLDANKTQLGLIVSLYGLAFAVSLAMSGRLGDRYGRKKLFLFGIASFAFASFVCGLAPTIYLLIAARVLQGVAAAMLMPQILATIHVTLHGERHSKAIGIYGSVGGLSFIIGQILGGWLVSADLFGLGWRSVFYINLPICAVILYYGNKWIPETKEVTSLGLDWFGTGLLAVIVTLLLSSISAGPEWGWNAVIWGMLIATIPLMLWLWKVEGTKEARQQAPLMPPSLLKRPKVILGCVSLMLQVASYGGYMFVVALTLQSGFHLSSMNSGNAFIGLGIAYFIGSLYAGKLAKWFARVQFSGVIVCGSLMNLIGYALLIHLFKQHINDLTPWTLLIPMLIIGVGNAFAVNSSLRIGLADIPAKFAGIGSAFMTTLQQSAIALGTAICAAFYIQNLSQDDVQHIGGLQAGLAVVAVFIALLSVIHIVCSVRIVRQRGKTTQG